One stretch of Danio rerio strain Tuebingen ecotype United States chromosome 6, GRCz12tu, whole genome shotgun sequence DNA includes these proteins:
- the sys1 gene encoding protein SYS1 homolog, with product MASHFRSYVWDPVLIISQIVLMQCIYYSFLGLWLAGVDGLVQTSRSLDQIFSYEVLGFSTTHGRLSMMAFILNSLTCAFGLWFFIRRGKQCLDFTVTVHFFHMIGCWIYNAHLPAALSWWLVNVACMALMAVIGEYLCMRTELRAIPVNTAPKSNL from the exons ATGGCCAGTCATTTCCGCAGTTATGTCTGGGATCCAGTCCTCATCATCTCCCAGATTGTTCTCATGCAATGCATCTACTACAGCTTCTTGGGCTTATGGCTGGCCGGTGTTGATGGTTTGGTCCAGACCAGTAGATCACTGGACCAGATATTCAGTTATGAG GTTCTGGGCTTCTCAACAACACATGGTCGCTTGTCGATGATGGCATTCATTCTCAATTCTCTGACATG CGCTTTTGGCCTGTGGTTTTTCATCCGACGGGGAAAGCAGTGTCTGGACTTCACAGTAACGGTGCATTTCTTCCACATGATTGGCTGTTGGATCTATAATGCACACCTCCCGGCTGCCCTGTCGTGGTGGTTAGTAAACGTGGCCTGCATGGCTCTCATGGCAGTCATTGGCGAGTACTTGTGCATGCGGACAGAGCTCAGAGCCATTCCTGTCAACACGGCACCCAAATCCAACCTGTGA
- the LOC108179103 gene encoding adenosine receptor A1, translated as MEEEVLLQMTKMSTLTVTESWEKVDLMYISIESTIALASVIGNVLVVLVVCLNQGLRDPTFCFIVSLALADIAVGVLVIPLAVVLSLGLNTQFYTCLFISCLLVMITQSSILSLLAIAIDRFLRVKIPTRYNIIVTQRRAWAAVGLCWLISFLTGLVPMAGWHRSPPGNVSTTPIQCQFTNVMRMDYMVYFNFFVWVVVPLTIMIGLYAEIFRVICRQLNRRAEATCDSSKYYRKELKLAKSLALVLFLFAVCWLPLHIMNSIVFFCPTCNVPKSAFYVGIFMSHINSALNPLVYAFRIQRFRDTLIHIIQRFVLCKTPSAIPNQHGPGPITEKTQVQ; from the exons ATGGAAGAAGAAGTGTTGCTACAGATGACCAAGATGTCAACGCTCACAGTTACGGAGAGTTGGGAGAAGGTGGATTTGATGTACATTTCCATTGAAAGCACCATTGCTTTGGCGTCAGTGATTGGGAATGTGCTGGTGGTCCTGGTGGTGTGCTTGAACCAGGGTCTGCGGGACCCGACCTTCTGCTTTATTGTGTCTCTGGCGCTGGCTGATATTGCAGTGGGTGTTCTGGTCATCCCACTGGCGGTGGTCCTTAGTTTGGGTCTCAACACACAGTTTTACACCTGCCTCTTCATTTCTTGCCTGCTCGTCATGATCACACAGAGCTCCATCCTGTCCCTGCTGGCCATCGCCATCGATCGCTTCCTGCGCGTCAAGATCCCAACAAG GTACAACATCATCGTAACTCAAAGACGGGCGTGGGCAGCTGTGGGTTTGTGTTGGCTCATCTCTTTTCTGACTGGCTTAGTGCCTATGGCCGGTTGGCACCGCAGCCCACCCGGAAATGTCAGCACGACGCCAATCCAGTGCCAGTTCACCAACGTCATGCGCATGGATTACATGGTCTACTTCAACTTCTTCGTCTGGGTGGTGGTGCCGCTGACCATCATGATCGGTCTGTACGCCGAGATCTTCCGGGTGATCTGCCGGCAGCTCAATCGCCGAGCCGAGGCCACTTGCGACTCCAGCAAATATTACAGAAAAGAGCTGAAACTGGCGAAGTCTCTAGCACTCGTTCTGTTTCTTTTCGCGGTCTGCTGGCTGCCACTTCACATTATGAACAGCATTGTGTTTTTCTGCCCCACATGCAACGTGCCCAAGAGTGCTTTTTATGTGGGCATCTTCATGTCGCACATTAACTCTGCACTCAATCCCCTGGTGTACGCGTTTCGCATCCAGCGCTTCCGCGATACACTGATTCATATCATCCAGCGCTTTGTGCTCTGTAAAACACCATCAGCCATCCCGAACCAGCATGGCCCTGGACCCATCACAGAGAAAACACAAGTTCAATAG